The region ttacctttatttaactaggcaagtcaattaagaacaaattcttattttcaatgacagcctaaaacggcctaggaacagccttgttcaggggcagaacgacagatttttaccttggcagctcggggattcgattttgcaacctttcggttacaagtccaacgctctaaccactagactgccTGCCACCCCAAATATAGGTGAACAATGTTTATTTCTAGgcaatgtagtagcctaaactatACTTTAATCATATTTAGGAAGTACATTTGCTTGGAATGATAACTTCCCGGTGCTTCTCGGCTCATGCAGACGCGCATCTGATATCGCAGTTAAGGCTACTGAATTTGAAGCAGCAAGAATGATGACCGTGACACTTGCTACGTTTTGCATATAGGATATAGCCTACATTTTAGGAGAACGATTTGCAGGCAGAGACAAATAAATGGGTAATCCGTATTTAgggtattgaaaatgaaaaggcGCATAGGCGAGTTATGCCTTTTCAAAAATGATAAAAAATGATTTATTGCACCTCGACTCACGTTGGTTGAGCGCCCTTTACTTCATTCCATTATCAAATATGTATTTCAGACACTGTAGTAAACTACAGTCTAACCATGTTTAAATTAATTTAATGTTAAATTGAACTGCCACGTGATTCTCCAAACACGTAGACAGTCTACTATTTTTCAATGCGACCACACATTGACACGCTTAAACTCGCACACCAAACTAGTGTGAACAATGCGAAACAACAATATTTGAATCCCAAAATCGTCTGTTTGACAGCGCGCCCCAATGAAAAATGCCGATCACGCCCCATTGATCTTTGTCTGCGACCCACAGGAATCCAGCCCTCTCTAGTAGGTAGCGCTGTCCAAGATGCCATAGAGAACAAATTGTGGCATAACTGAACTGCGGAATGTTTCCACGCATGCGCATTTACACATTGTCTGTGAGCTAGCAGGCTAGCAAATGGTTATCAATATATTTAGAAATACGTTATTGGAGCAGTTTTTCTTGTATTGTTTGATAGGGAAATGGGAATTCGTTATGATCTGTCACTAAGACGAATCGTGTCTATGTAAGCCATGGATGTATCGTGTCTGATGTCGACCAGAATGCTAACTACAGTTTACTAGCCGCTAGTTAGTTCTCAGTTCATTCATTGACGTCATTTCAAGGAAAGCGTCCATGATTATTTTATGTGGCTAACCAGCTCGCttacaaaaatgtatattttgttcACGATTATTACTTCATTAgtttgctatttgattttgagATGGATGAAAATGAGGAGGTATTGCACGGACTTGAAAAGACTGGATGGGAAAACAGTTGTCATTACTGGTAAGGCAgatagataactagctagctagatagcaaaTTGGCTAGCTAGTAGCCGCGCCTGCGCCGAAATGGACTCGTTTTAGCTTTGTAGACGTAGCGCCAATCGCACATAGCGTAGCGACAATCATAGTAGTACGTCTGTTAGCGCAGAGGTTTAAGCTTTTCTTGCCACCCAGTCGAACCGGCGACCCCCATTAGCAAAACAATTGAAATCATGTCTTCTCATCAGGTAAATGATGATGGCAATTAGAAGTAAAACATTTTACAATTAATAGATTTGGTACAGTTTCGTTAATGTGACCACATTGGAGGACAGTTTATAATAACGGCTGGAACGGAGCTAATGGAATGTCATCCATGTGTTTCCTATACTTGCTACCGTTCCAaatattctgctccagccattaccacgagcttgTGTGCTATCTAGTGTAAACCCTCTCAGAGGGAggattaatgtatttatttaaagtCACTGAGTGCGGTTAGCAACCTTACCCCCCCCCTTATTCAGATGTTTAATTGATGATATCCTCTTATTTCACATTAATATATTATCACTTTAGTTTTTTTTAGACTGTTTGTAGTCTATTTCACATCATTTGCTGTCCATTAGAGCTACATCATTGGACATTATGGCTTTGTAATAATAATCATCCATTGTCTCCCTCCCCCCTACCTGTCTCTTTTAGGTGGCAATGCTGGCATCGGCAAAGAGACGGCGGTTGCCTTGGCGATGCGAGGTGCCCGTGTCATCATAGCTTGCCGTGACGTGGACAAGGCTGAGAAGGCGGTGAGGGAGATCAAGATCAGGGGTCACAACGTTAACGTCCATCACATGGAGTTGGATTTGGCCAACATGCGCTCCATACAAGACTTCTGTAAGACCTTccttcagagagagaagaggttggACATCCTCATCAACAAcgcaggtgagagagaggagtctgtggCACCCTCATAAAGAAGCCCGTAGaccacaggtgtcaaactcattccacgaagGGCCGAGTGgctgcgggttttcgctcctcaATTGTACTTAATTGATGAATTAgttcactaattagtaaggaactcccctcacctggttgtctaggttttaATTGAAGGAAAAACCAAACaactgcagacactaggccctccatggaatgagtttcaCACACCTGCCTTAGACTCTTTGGCATTCAGAGCAGAGGTAGTAAACTCAAAcatttagcaatctcactagctAACCTCCCCCCTCCACTCACAGCCATGCCCAGTGTGCTGGACTGGACGGAGGACAACTTCAGCATGTGTTTCGGTGTGAACCACCTCGGCCACTTCCTGTTGACCAACCTACTGTTGGGCCGCCTGAAGGATTCGGCCCCCAGCCGCGTGGTCACGCTCACCTGCTCCAACTACAAGTACCAGAAGTTAGACTTCCAGGACCTCAACTATAACCTGCTGCCCTTCTTCACCTACTGCCGTAGCAAGCTGGCCAACATCTACTTCAGCCAGGAGCTGGGTAGAATGATGGAGGGCAAAGGAGTGACGACATACGCTGTGCACCCTGGTGAGGCTTGAAGCACTACTATAAACATAGATAAAATTGATAGATTATGACTATATAAAATAATCTAATGGCCAAGAAGACGGAGAGGAAAGGGGTGACCACCTACGCTGTGCACCCTGGTGAGGCTTGATGCActagtgtctgtatcagtgtttCCAATGTATTAATTTAGCTGTGGTCCTGGCCATGGCAAAATCATTGCTGCCGCTGCAAAAACATAGTATTTCTACGAAACGTACTTTCAATACAGTTTTGTTACGCACATTCACTTTTCCTCTGTACagacagtgcattcgaaaagtattcagaccccttgactttttccacatttttttttacgttacagccttattctaaaattgattaaatacaaaatgttcctcatcaatctacacacaataccccataatgacaaaaaaaaaacagttttttgtaaatgtttgcagatgtattaaaaataaacaacagaaataacttatttacgtaagtattcagactctttgctatgagactcgaaattgggcTTAGGTGCATCGTGTTTCCTtagatcattcttgagatgtttctacaacttgattggagtccacctgtggtaagttcaattgattggacatgatttggaaagggacacacctgtctatataaggtcccacagttgaccgtgcatgtcagagcaaaaaccaagccatgaggtcaaaggaattgtccttcCTACtctaagacaggattgtgtcgtggcacagatctggggaagggtaccaaaaacgtTCTGCAGCatagaaggtccccaagaacacagtggcctccatcgttcttaaatggaagaagttggaaaccaccaatactcttcctaaagctggctacccagcaaaactgagcaatcgggggagaagggccttggtcagggaggtgaccaagaagccaATGGTTActttgacagagcttcagagttcctctgtggagattagaGAGCATTCCAGAAGGAccactatctctgcagcacttcaaaaatcaggcctttatggtagaggggccagacggaagacactcctcagtaaaaggcacaacatcccgcttggagtttgccaaaaggcacctaaaggactctcagaccattagaaacaagattctttggtttgaactctttggcctgaatgccaagcgtcacgtctggaggaaacctggcaccatccctatagtgaagcatggtggtggcagcatcatgctgtggggatgtttttcagcggcagggactgggagactagtcaggatcaagggaaagatgaacgaagcaagtagaaagaaaacctgctccagagtgctgaggacctcagactgggccgaaggttcaccttctaacaggacaacgaccctaatcacacagccaagataacgcaggagtggcttcgggacaagtctctgaatgtccttgaatggcccagccagagcccggatttaaacccgatcgaacatctctggagagacctgaaaatagctgtgcagcaacactcctcatccaacctgacagagcttgagagaaactgctgagaagaatgggtgaaactctccaaatacaggtgtgccatgcttgtagtgtcatacacaagaagacttaAAGCTATAATCGctgaaagtactgagtaaagggtctgaatacttatttaaatttgatatttctgttttttttaaacagtttttgctttgtcattatggggtattgtgtgtagattggtgaggagagaaaacaatttaatccattatagaataaggctgtaacgtatcaaaatatggaaaaagtcaaggggtctgaatactttccaaatgcactgtagatcaTCTGTCCTGGTATAACATCGTTCTGCAGGTTATATAGTCTGGGTACAACACCGTTCTCGATACGGCTCTCTAGTCACTGGAGAGACAGGCTGAGCGTGCCAGTCACTGTTACGGAATACGTATTAGGAACTTTGTCATTCCTCATCCTCACCCCTCAATTAGTAAAGTCTCAgccttttggggcggcaggtagcctagtggttagagcgttggactagtaaccgaaaggttgcaagaacgAATCCgcgagctgacaaggaaaaaatatgttgttctgccactgaacaaggcagttaacccactattcctaggccgtcatttaaaataagagtttgttcttaaatgacttgcctagtttaaataaaggtaaaacatttttttttacctgccTGCACTAGTCAACCCTCTCCCCTAGTCAGCTAACTTTTTAGAGAAAATGtttctgttttaaagctaatttcctgcaattctacatattttgccatgggagaaaaatgtgcagttttaataGCTAATTTAGTGTAATTCTAAACATTTTTTTCCCATTGCTTATGGCATGTGCATATGCTATCTGGTGAGGGGGCCCAAGCTTTAGGGGGTAGTCTCAGCTTTCTGTAAGTATACATATTTCTCAACTCTTCATTTTGAGGAAATACCACCACTTTACAAACGGAGTAGCCTATGTAATTTAGATGATGCGCTGGCAGAACGGAACAGAGCACGCCATTTGCGATGAATACATGAAGTAGCTTATAGGCCTACCCATGGAAAGTTTTTGTAGGACAATCGTTTTACTGCGAAATTATAAATGACTATGAGCGATAATATCATATTTACTGGATAACCCTCATTTTGGGGCACAGAATCATTGTGTGTGAATTATTTTATGCATCACACTTACATGTCCCTCCGTTTTCCAGGCTATGTTCAGAGCAGTTGGACAGGTCACTACTCCATCCTCTTCCGTATGCTGGTGCAGGTGATCATGTTCATGTTTTTCGTGCCGTGTGAGATGGGCGCTCAGACCGTGGTCTACTGCGCCGTGTCGGACGAGGCTGCCAAGCACAGTGGGGGATACTTCACCGACTGCCAGCCTGCCACGCTGAGACCTTTCGCCAGAGACACCGGTGTGGCCAAAAAACTGTGGGAGGCCAGTGAGAGGCTGGTCAAACTGGCCTGAGAAAGGATGAAGGCTTCGTAAGGCTTGTAGATGTTTTTAGCCTGGAATACTCACTGAATATCACTCTGTTTTActatagttaaaaaaaaaacacaaacaatggTTAAGGGGTATGATATTCAGTTTTGAATTTCCAGTCCAGGAGTGTTTTCTAGGTTTGTTGAAATATTAATGActcaaataacaaaaatacatTCCCTCACAATGTTGGCTTGCAATGTTTCACTGTTATGATGAATAAAAGTTACTGACTGTTAATGTGTTGATCAAAGCATTAAGGTCAGTAGACCAACATGTTAACGATCAAATTATACTATGAAGCTTTGCAAGAGAGAAATGTGTGGGGAAATGATTTGGGTCAAACTAGCCTGAAATTacttttattgtttttgtt is a window of Oncorhynchus kisutch isolate 150728-3 linkage group LG3, Okis_V2, whole genome shotgun sequence DNA encoding:
- the si:dkey-174n20.1 gene encoding retinol dehydrogenase 11 isoform X1; the protein is MWLTSSLTKMYILFTIITSLVCYLILRWMKMRRYCTDLKRLDGKTVVITGGNAGIGKETAVALAMRGARVIIACRDVDKAEKAVREIKIRGHNVNVHHMELDLANMRSIQDFCKTFLQREKRLDILINNAAMPSVLDWTEDNFSMCFGVNHLGHFLLTNLLLGRLKDSAPSRVVTLTCSNYKYQKLDFQDLNYNLLPFFTYCRSKLANIYFSQELGRMMEGKGVTTYAVHPGYVQSSWTGHYSILFRMLVQVIMFMFFVPCEMGAQTVVYCAVSDEAAKHSGGYFTDCQPATLRPFARDTGVAKKLWEASERLVKLA
- the si:dkey-174n20.1 gene encoding retinol dehydrogenase 14 isoform X2 encodes the protein MRGARVIIACRDVDKAEKAVREIKIRGHNVNVHHMELDLANMRSIQDFCKTFLQREKRLDILINNAAMPSVLDWTEDNFSMCFGVNHLGHFLLTNLLLGRLKDSAPSRVVTLTCSNYKYQKLDFQDLNYNLLPFFTYCRSKLANIYFSQELGRMMEGKGVTTYAVHPGYVQSSWTGHYSILFRMLVQVIMFMFFVPCEMGAQTVVYCAVSDEAAKHSGGYFTDCQPATLRPFARDTGVAKKLWEASERLVKLA